A genomic segment from Ptychodera flava strain L36383 chromosome 19, AS_Pfla_20210202, whole genome shotgun sequence encodes:
- the LOC139118963 gene encoding propionyl-CoA carboxylase alpha chain, mitochondrial-like, protein MAAQLGIRNALVRSSSVFQNHHGMLGLFPNFHRKVTHFSEIYTNTNIDLNEKTFDKILIANRGEIACRVINTCKVMGIKTVAVHSEADAQSLHAKSADEAVNVGPAQSSKSYLNMDNIMEAIRKTGAQAVHPGYGFLSENRVFAKMLADEGVVFIGPPSAAMGSMGDKIESKLIAKNAKVSTIPGFDGVVRDQDEAVKIARQIGYPVMIKASAGGGGKGMRIAWNDEETREGFRFSSQEAASSFGDDRLLIEKFIDNPRHIEIQVLADKHGNAIYLNERECSIQRRNQKVVEEAPSTFLDPTTRKAMGEQAVALAKAVNYETAGTVEFLVDSQKNFYFLEMNTRLQVEHPITECITGIDIVHQMIRIAAGHPLDIKQSDVPINGWAIESRVYAEDPYKMFGLPSIGRLYAYKDPTHLKNVRCDSGIEEGSEISIYYDPMISKLVTYGKDRSQAIRYMLKALDHYVIRGVTHNIPLLHEILRHPRFLSGDINTKFLYDEYPDGFKGKQLSKAEQRRVAALACCVHVKNQYRARSFTNQTRFPPFKLKKEKQKLEVSIIDEKFETKITDRGDHFDVVMDGQSFHVDSGWSLENKVIVTKVNGVEYAVQVINHDVTGEMRIRYEGTVFPVNVIPQEMAEVFGYMPVVDKGAISKEILSPMPGALVSIAVEEGQEVLEGQELCVIEAMKMQNSISAPLSGKIKKILCDLGQSVQEEDLIMEFE, encoded by the exons AATCATCATGGAATGCTGGGGCTGTTTCCAAACTTTCATCGGAAGGTGACACACTTCAGTGAAATTTACACCAACACAAACATTGATCTGAATGAAAAG ACATTTGACAAGATTTTGATAGCAAACCGTGGTGAGATCGCATGTCGGGTGATCAACACTTGTAAAGTAATGGGCATCAAAACAGTGGCTGTCCACAGTGAAGCCGATGCACAGTCC TTGCATGCGAAGTCGGCAGATGAAGCCGTCAATGTTGGACCGGCACAGAGCAGTAAAAGTTACCTAAACATGGACAATATCATGGAAGCAATCAGGAAGACAGGCGCTCAGGCT GTGCATCCTGGGTATGGTTTCCTTTCTGAAAATAGAGTATTTGCAAAAATGTTG GCAGATGAGGGTGTGGTTTTCATTGGTCCGCCGTCTGCTGCCATGGGTTCTATGGGAGACAAGATTGAAAGTAAACTGATTGCTAAGAATGCCAAGGTCAGTACCATACCTGGATTTGATGGCGTTGTCAGAGACCAAGACGAAGCAGTGAAGATTGCACGGCAAATCG GTTATCCGGTCATGATCAAGGCATCTGCCGGAGGAGGTGGCAAAGGAATGAGGATAGCCTGGAATGACGAGGAAACCAGAGAAGGATTCCGGTTCTCGTCTCAAGAAGCAGCATCGAGCTTTGGTGATGACAGGCTACTCATTGAAAAATTCATCGACAATCCAAGACACATTGAAATTCAG GTACTAGCAGACAAACACGGCAATGCCATTTACTTAAATGAACGCGAATGTTCTATACAGCGAAGAAACCAGAAAGTTGTAGAAGAGGCACCCAG TACCTTCTTGGACCCAACAACTCGCAAAGCCATGGGGGAACAGGCTGTAGCGCTAGCCAAGGCTGTCAATTATGAAACGGCAG GAACTGTTGAATTTCTTGTAGATTCACAGaaaaatttttatttccttGAAATGAACACTAGGCTACAG GTGGAACATCCAATCACAGAGTGTATTACTGGTATTGATATAGTGCACCAGATGATCCGTATAGCAGCTGGCCACCCTCTGGATATCAAACAGTCAGATGTACCAATCAATGGATGGGCCATAGAAAGCAGAGTATATGCTGAG GATCCCTACAAGATGTTTGGATTGCCGTCCATTGGACGGCTCTATGCCTATAAAGATCCAACCCACCTGAAGAATGTACGATGTGACAGTGGTATTGAAGAGGGCAGTGAAATCAGTATCTATTATGACCCCATGATTTCTAAG CTGGTTACCTACGGCAAGGACAGGAGTCAAGCCATCAGATACATGCTGAAAGCATTGGATCACTACGTGATCAGAG GTGTGACCCACAACATCCCACTTTTACATGAAATCTTACGGCATCCACGGTTTTTATCGGGAGACATCAATACTAAGTTCCTTTATGATGAATATCCAGATGGATTCAAAG GTAAACAACTGAGTAAAGCAGAGCAGAGGAGAGTGGCCGCCCTGGCATGCTGTGTTCATGTCAAGAACCAATACAGAGCTAGGTCATTTACAAATCAGACAAG atttccTCCATTCAAATTGAAGAAAGAGAAGCAAAAGTTAGAAGTGTCAATCATAGATGAAAAATTTGAGACCAAAATAACTGACAGGGGAGATCACTTTGAT GTTGTCATGGATGGTCAATCATTCCACGTTGACAGTGGCTGGTCGCTAgaaaataaagtcattgtcaCAAAGGTCAACGGTGTCGAATACGCAGTACAG GTAATAAACCATGACGTTACTGGTGAGATGAGGATACGATACGAAGGCACAGTG TTTCCAGTTAATGTTATCCCGCAAGAAATGGCCGAAGTTTTCGGATACATGCCGGTTGTGGACAAAGGAGCCATCAGCAAGGAAATCCTATCACCCATGCCGGGTGCTCTTGTGTCAATCGCTGTGGAGGAAGGCCAAGAG